In the Deinococcus yavapaiensis KR-236 genome, one interval contains:
- the lpdA gene encoding dihydrolipoyl dehydrogenase yields MDYDVLVIGAGPGGYHAAIRAAQLGLKVACAEMGNVGGVCLNIGCIPTKALLHAGEEIRASKHAADFGLTFGEMKLDIAKLNGWKDGIVKRLTGGVGSLFKANKVTHLVGQATFLDAHTVQVGDKRVTASNIIVATGSESAALPPFPVDQQRIVDSTGALVVPDPVPARMLAIGAGAIGLEFAQVYNNLGSKVKVIEFAPQVVPAADADAAKELAKVLRKQGIVIETGTKANGYTEKNGELHVELEDVKTGEKRVEVFDRVLVAVGRRPRSGGLGLDVAGVQTTDRGFITVDKEMRTTVPHIFAIGDVVGNPMLAHKAMKEGLVAAEVIAGKKSAMDVVAIPAVVYTTPELAWVGLTEAEAKAKGYNVKTGNFPLSASGRAMTLGDTDGFVKMIADADTDLLLGAHIVAPHASDFLAEVGLGLEMAATVTDISLTIHAHPTLSESILEAAENVHKQAIHIMNR; encoded by the coding sequence ATGGATTACGACGTCTTGGTGATCGGCGCGGGCCCGGGCGGGTACCACGCCGCGATTCGCGCGGCGCAACTCGGGCTCAAGGTGGCGTGCGCGGAAATGGGGAATGTCGGCGGAGTGTGCCTCAACATAGGGTGCATTCCCACGAAGGCTTTGCTGCACGCGGGCGAGGAGATCCGCGCCAGCAAGCACGCGGCGGACTTCGGCCTCACGTTCGGCGAGATGAAGCTCGACATCGCGAAGCTCAACGGCTGGAAGGACGGGATCGTCAAACGCCTCACGGGCGGCGTCGGAAGCTTGTTCAAGGCGAACAAGGTCACGCACCTCGTCGGACAAGCGACGTTCCTCGACGCGCACACCGTGCAAGTCGGCGACAAGCGAGTCACCGCCTCGAACATCATCGTCGCCACGGGCAGCGAATCGGCGGCGCTGCCTCCCTTCCCGGTCGATCAGCAGCGAATCGTGGACTCGACGGGCGCGCTCGTCGTGCCCGACCCGGTTCCGGCGCGCATGCTCGCCATCGGCGCGGGCGCCATCGGCCTCGAATTCGCGCAAGTGTACAACAACCTCGGCAGCAAGGTGAAAGTCATCGAGTTCGCGCCACAAGTCGTGCCTGCCGCCGACGCGGACGCCGCGAAGGAACTTGCCAAGGTGTTGCGCAAGCAAGGCATCGTGATCGAGACGGGCACGAAAGCCAATGGCTACACCGAGAAGAACGGCGAACTGCACGTCGAACTCGAAGACGTGAAAACGGGCGAGAAGCGCGTCGAAGTGTTCGACCGTGTCCTCGTCGCCGTCGGACGTCGACCGCGCAGCGGCGGTCTCGGTCTCGACGTGGCGGGCGTGCAAACGACGGATCGCGGCTTCATCACCGTCGACAAGGAGATGCGCACGACCGTGCCGCACATCTTCGCGATCGGGGACGTCGTCGGCAACCCCATGCTGGCGCACAAGGCGATGAAGGAAGGCTTGGTCGCGGCGGAAGTCATCGCGGGCAAGAAGAGCGCGATGGACGTCGTGGCGATTCCCGCCGTCGTGTACACCACGCCCGAACTCGCCTGGGTGGGCCTCACGGAAGCCGAAGCGAAAGCCAAAGGCTACAACGTCAAGACCGGCAACTTCCCGCTGTCCGCGTCGGGCCGCGCCATGACGCTCGGCGACACCGACGGCTTCGTGAAGATGATCGCCGACGCCGACACGGACCTCCTGCTCGGCGCTCACATCGTCGCGCCGCACGCCAGTGACTTTCTCGCCGAAGTGGGCCTCGGGCTCGAGATGGCCGCGACCGTCACGGACATCAGCCTCACCATCCACGCGCACCCCACTCTCTCCGAGAGCATCTTGGAAGCGGCCGAGAACGTCCACAAGCAAGCGATTCACATCATGAACCGGTAA
- a CDS encoding PQQ-dependent sugar dehydrogenase, with protein MKHMMLVSAFAVLTSCMAVAQDVRLNRVAGGLQQPLDVQNARDGSGRLFVVEQGGLVRVVQGGQVSKEPFLDVRDLTRAGGERGLLGLAFDPNFKANGRFFVNYTDVNGNTVIARYTARGDRADTNSATVLLRVAQPYANHNGGGLAFGPDGMLYAGLGDGGSGGDPQNNGQNLGSLLGKLLRLDVSGDRVAIPKDNPFVSRANAKPEIWAYGLRNPWRFSFDRQTGDLFIADVGQNRLEEINFQPRSSKGGENYGWRLKEASDCFQPRANCNRASLTDPILEYDHAQGVSVTGGYVYRGKNVPSLAGRYVYGDFGSGVIWAATRGENGKWTSRRLLDTDYSISAFGQDEDGELYVADYGSGNLYRFANR; from the coding sequence ATGAAACACATGATGTTGGTATCGGCGTTCGCCGTCTTGACGAGTTGCATGGCGGTCGCCCAGGACGTTCGGCTCAACCGCGTCGCGGGCGGCCTTCAGCAGCCCCTCGACGTTCAAAACGCCCGCGACGGTTCGGGGCGCCTGTTCGTGGTGGAGCAAGGCGGTCTCGTTCGAGTGGTGCAAGGCGGGCAGGTGTCGAAAGAGCCGTTCCTCGACGTGCGCGACCTCACGCGAGCAGGGGGCGAGCGCGGCTTGCTGGGCCTCGCCTTCGATCCGAACTTCAAGGCGAACGGCCGCTTCTTCGTGAACTACACCGACGTGAACGGAAACACGGTCATCGCGCGGTACACGGCCAGAGGCGACCGTGCCGACACGAATTCCGCGACGGTCCTGTTGCGCGTCGCACAGCCGTACGCCAACCACAACGGCGGCGGCCTCGCCTTCGGACCGGACGGAATGCTGTACGCGGGCCTCGGCGACGGAGGAAGCGGCGGCGATCCCCAGAACAACGGGCAGAATCTCGGCAGTCTGCTCGGCAAGTTGTTGCGCCTCGACGTGAGCGGCGACCGCGTCGCCATTCCGAAGGACAACCCCTTCGTGAGCCGCGCGAACGCGAAACCAGAAATTTGGGCGTACGGGCTGCGCAATCCGTGGCGCTTCTCGTTCGATCGTCAAACCGGAGACCTTTTCATCGCGGACGTCGGTCAAAACCGTTTGGAGGAAATCAACTTCCAGCCGAGGAGCAGCAAGGGCGGCGAGAACTACGGGTGGCGCCTCAAGGAAGCGTCGGACTGCTTTCAGCCGCGCGCGAACTGCAATCGGGCGAGCCTGACCGACCCGATCTTGGAGTACGATCACGCTCAAGGCGTGTCGGTCACGGGAGGGTACGTGTACCGCGGCAAGAACGTCCCGAGCCTCGCGGGACGGTACGTGTACGGCGACTTCGGTTCGGGCGTCATCTGGGCGGCGACGCGCGGCGAGAACGGCAAGTGGACGTCTCGGCGTCTGCTCGACACCGATTACTCCATCTCGGCGTTCGGGCAAGACGAGGACGGCGAGTTGTACGTCGCCGATTACGGCTCGGGCAACTTGTACCGCTTCGCCAACCGCTGA
- a CDS encoding DinB family protein: protein MEVESFYRYLTQARRRLWTTLRTLPDEDLSKPVIPTDGARCIKDLVKHVAVVEDGWFRGDLLGQPFVLESFGPEPRSADEYWHHETESLESLLAYWEAVEADTLKRWPDLMAVVASGRRVKAFDDQDVTVSADEVMWHVMQHEVRHTAQIVQMVRLLGHTPPSLDLVFLTAR from the coding sequence ATGGAAGTCGAGTCGTTCTACCGTTACCTCACGCAGGCCCGCCGACGCCTCTGGACCACCCTGCGCACTTTGCCGGACGAGGACCTGTCGAAACCCGTTATCCCCACGGATGGCGCGCGCTGCATCAAGGACCTCGTGAAGCACGTCGCGGTGGTGGAGGACGGCTGGTTTCGAGGCGACTTGCTCGGCCAGCCCTTCGTGCTGGAGAGCTTCGGTCCCGAACCCAGGTCGGCTGACGAGTACTGGCACCACGAGACGGAGTCGCTGGAGTCGCTGCTCGCCTACTGGGAAGCGGTGGAGGCGGACACCCTCAAGCGCTGGCCGGACCTGATGGCCGTCGTCGCGTCGGGCCGCCGCGTCAAGGCGTTCGATGACCAGGATGTGACCGTTTCGGCAGACGAGGTGATGTGGCACGTCATGCAGCACGAGGTTCGCCATACCGCCCAGATCGTGCAGATGGTTCGTCTGCTTGGACACACCCCGCCCTCGCTGGACCTCGTGTTCCTCACCGCGCGTTGA
- a CDS encoding AAA family ATPase — MHLTGLRFNPDGEPLPDGFPFSLSFVRDALDVSLTRPVTLLVGENGSGKSTFLEALARATELPTAGAHEAGDDPTLHAAVQLEPYLRLSWSRRTRRGLFLRAEDYFGFVRRADRMLSEAQENVRRIEAAEGSKSRRAFPYRRAIGELTALYGPGLDARSHGESFLAFFQARLTPGGLHLIDEPEAAMSPSRQLAFMSLVKDLVRAEAQFIIATHSPMLLALPAAQILLFDASGVREAVYEELEHVRLMREFLADPEAYLRYL, encoded by the coding sequence ATGCACCTCACCGGATTGCGCTTCAACCCAGATGGCGAGCCGCTTCCGGACGGGTTTCCCTTCTCGCTGTCCTTCGTGCGGGACGCCCTCGACGTTTCCCTGACACGACCCGTCACGCTGCTCGTCGGAGAGAACGGCAGCGGAAAATCTACCTTCCTCGAAGCGCTGGCGCGCGCGACGGAACTGCCCACCGCGGGAGCCCACGAAGCCGGGGATGACCCCACGCTTCACGCCGCCGTGCAACTCGAACCGTACTTGCGGCTCTCCTGGTCGCGTCGCACGAGACGCGGTCTGTTCCTGCGCGCTGAAGATTACTTCGGTTTCGTGCGTCGCGCCGACCGCATGCTGAGCGAAGCCCAGGAGAACGTGCGGCGCATCGAAGCGGCAGAAGGTTCGAAGTCTCGTCGGGCCTTTCCGTATCGTCGAGCCATCGGCGAACTGACCGCCTTATACGGCCCCGGCTTGGACGCTCGGTCGCACGGAGAGAGCTTCCTGGCGTTCTTTCAAGCACGACTGACGCCAGGCGGCCTTCACCTCATCGACGAGCCGGAAGCGGCGATGTCACCCTCGCGGCAGTTGGCGTTCATGTCGCTCGTGAAGGATCTCGTACGGGCGGAAGCGCAGTTCATCATCGCGACGCATTCGCCGATGCTTTTGGCCTTGCCGGCCGCGCAAATCCTGTTGTTCGACGCGTCAGGCGTACGTGAAGCCGTGTACGAAGAGCTGGAGCACGTGCGGCTCATGCGCGAGTTCCTCGCGGACCCGGAAGCGTACCTTCGTTACCTGTGA
- the cax gene encoding calcium/proton exchanger encodes MLMNLLLAFVPVSLVLEYVVRAPPLWVFVTAVIGIVPLADWMRKGTEGIAGVAGPTIGGLLNVTFGNMAELILAIFVLIAGNTAVVKAQITGSIIGNALLGLGLAVLAGSVGRPRQTFNRQGAQQLASMLVLLVLALVLPAIYDYTERTGAFAAPSTGALANLDEYLSLGVAVVLILVYLLNLVYTLVTHRDVFSLEDDAPHHGPVWPLSRSVLVLVVATVFVAVEAELVSGALEATSEALGLTPFFLGIVVLAIVGNFAEYVGATYFARQGRIGLAISIAVGATIQVALLTAPLLVIVSYFIGHPMNLVFGSPLELFAIFAVPLIVNSITRDGETTWFEGVLLITVYVLLALAFFFATPRTESGAETRLAPPSPSLERSVARGTLA; translated from the coding sequence ATGCTCATGAATCTACTCTTGGCGTTCGTCCCGGTGTCGCTCGTGCTGGAGTACGTCGTGCGCGCTCCACCCTTGTGGGTATTCGTGACGGCCGTGATCGGCATCGTGCCCCTCGCGGATTGGATGCGCAAGGGCACCGAGGGCATCGCGGGCGTAGCGGGTCCCACCATCGGCGGTCTGCTGAACGTCACGTTCGGCAACATGGCCGAGCTCATCTTGGCGATCTTCGTCCTCATTGCGGGGAATACCGCCGTCGTCAAGGCGCAGATCACGGGCTCCATCATCGGTAACGCCCTGCTCGGACTCGGGCTCGCGGTGCTGGCGGGCAGTGTCGGGCGGCCACGGCAGACGTTCAACCGACAAGGCGCGCAGCAACTCGCCAGCATGCTGGTCCTGCTCGTCCTCGCGCTCGTGCTGCCCGCCATCTACGACTACACCGAGCGCACGGGCGCGTTCGCCGCGCCCAGCACGGGAGCCCTCGCGAACCTCGACGAGTACCTCAGCCTCGGCGTGGCCGTCGTGCTGATTCTCGTGTATCTCTTGAACCTCGTGTACACCTTGGTGACGCACCGCGACGTCTTCAGCTTGGAGGACGACGCGCCCCATCACGGTCCCGTGTGGCCGCTGAGCCGCTCGGTGCTTGTGCTCGTCGTGGCGACGGTCTTCGTGGCAGTCGAGGCGGAGCTGGTGTCCGGCGCGTTGGAAGCGACCTCGGAAGCCCTGGGGCTCACGCCGTTCTTCCTTGGCATCGTCGTGCTGGCCATCGTCGGAAACTTCGCCGAGTACGTGGGCGCCACGTACTTCGCGCGGCAAGGACGCATCGGCCTTGCCATCAGTATCGCTGTGGGCGCCACCATTCAAGTCGCGCTTCTCACGGCGCCCCTGCTGGTCATCGTGTCGTACTTTATCGGGCACCCGATGAACCTCGTGTTCGGCAGCCCCCTGGAACTCTTCGCGATCTTCGCCGTGCCGCTCATCGTCAACAGCATCACCCGCGACGGGGAGACCACGTGGTTCGAGGGCGTCCTGCTCATCACGGTGTACGTCCTGCTGGCGCTCGCGTTCTTCTTTGCCACGCCACGCACCGAGAGCGGGGCCGAGACGCGTCTCGCGCCACCCTCGCCAAGCCTGGAGCGTTCGGTCGCCCGAGGCACGCTCGCCTGA
- a CDS encoding NAD(P)H-dependent flavin oxidoreductase → MLDLPYRLGLTAPVIQAPMAGVQDHRLAAAVSDAGALGSLPAAMLDPEGLERELRAYHELSSGPLNVNFFSHTPTEPDLAREAAWRAALQPYYEEFGVTAEPSSGSGRRPFDGAAADVLEAFRPAVVSFHFGLPAPELLARVKSWGSLVFSSATTVDEAAWLEARGVDAVIAQGLEAGGHRGMFLDRDVTTQVGTFALLPQIARTVGVPVLAAGGIVDARGLTAAKALGAKGVQIGTALLCTNEATTNSVYRAALLSPSARHTALTNVFSGRPARGIVNRAIRELGPLSDVVPAFPLATSALGPLRAAAEALGRNDFTPLWCGQNAEGLRRASAAEVIRDFLEAWHEG, encoded by the coding sequence ATGCTCGACCTGCCCTACCGGCTCGGCTTGACGGCCCCGGTCATTCAGGCGCCCATGGCGGGAGTGCAGGACCACCGACTCGCCGCGGCCGTCAGCGACGCGGGCGCGCTCGGCTCGCTTCCCGCGGCCATGCTCGATCCGGAGGGTCTGGAGCGGGAACTCCGCGCGTACCATGAACTCAGTTCCGGTCCGCTCAACGTCAATTTCTTCAGCCACACACCGACCGAGCCTGACCTCGCGCGCGAGGCTGCCTGGCGAGCCGCGCTGCAACCGTATTACGAAGAGTTCGGGGTCACCGCCGAGCCGTCCTCGGGGTCCGGTCGGCGCCCGTTCGATGGGGCGGCGGCGGACGTACTCGAAGCGTTCCGGCCTGCTGTGGTCAGCTTTCATTTCGGTCTGCCTGCTCCCGAATTGCTCGCCCGGGTGAAGAGTTGGGGCAGCTTGGTGTTCTCCTCGGCCACCACCGTCGACGAGGCGGCGTGGCTGGAGGCGCGCGGGGTGGATGCGGTGATCGCCCAGGGCCTGGAGGCCGGTGGACACCGCGGCATGTTCCTCGACCGTGACGTCACGACGCAGGTCGGCACCTTCGCGCTCCTGCCCCAGATCGCTCGGACGGTGGGTGTTCCCGTTCTCGCCGCAGGCGGCATCGTCGACGCGCGAGGCTTGACGGCGGCGAAGGCCCTCGGGGCCAAGGGGGTCCAGATCGGCACCGCCTTGCTCTGCACGAACGAGGCGACGACGAACTCCGTGTACCGAGCGGCGTTGCTTTCACCGTCGGCGAGGCATACGGCGCTGACGAACGTGTTCTCCGGGCGTCCGGCACGCGGCATCGTCAATCGCGCGATTCGTGAGCTCGGTCCTTTGAGCGACGTCGTGCCGGCGTTTCCCCTGGCAACGTCCGCTCTGGGGCCACTTCGGGCCGCCGCGGAGGCGCTGGGCCGAAACGACTTCACTCCCTTGTGGTGTGGCCAGAACGCCGAGGGTCTGCGGCGCGCTTCGGCAGCGGAGGTGATACGCGACTTTCTGGAAGCGTGGCACGAAGGTTGA
- a CDS encoding ArsR/SmtB family transcription factor produces the protein MPDAVPDPSTWRWIRDPDAAKALLDPSSFTHLHPYLARDCTLTEAARETNTSLSRALYHARRFTRLGLLHVARTSPRRGRPVKYYRSTADRFFVPFATTSFEDLEAAWEIVERNEQRRFTRAYVRAYLNERPDSTNGGALVHRTTEGHVSLDFTSTAPSVTAQAPIDELGLWSSWSTVRLTPSEAAALQRTLEALWRDVLTRSDATGEGRRAFTLRLGLTPSDPSDV, from the coding sequence ATGCCAGACGCGGTGCCCGACCCTTCCACCTGGCGGTGGATTCGTGACCCCGACGCCGCCAAGGCCTTGCTGGACCCGTCGTCGTTCACGCACCTGCATCCGTACCTCGCGCGCGACTGCACTCTCACGGAAGCCGCGCGTGAAACGAACACGTCCCTCAGCCGCGCCTTGTATCACGCGCGGCGCTTCACGCGCCTCGGCTTGCTGCACGTCGCCCGCACGTCACCACGGCGCGGACGCCCCGTGAAGTACTACCGCTCCACCGCCGACCGCTTCTTCGTGCCGTTCGCCACGACAAGTTTCGAGGACCTGGAGGCGGCGTGGGAAATCGTCGAGCGAAACGAGCAACGACGCTTCACCCGGGCGTACGTTCGTGCCTACCTCAACGAACGGCCGGACAGCACCAACGGGGGCGCGCTCGTGCACCGAACCACCGAAGGGCACGTCAGCCTCGACTTCACCTCCACCGCGCCCTCCGTGACCGCGCAGGCGCCCATCGACGAGCTCGGCTTGTGGAGTTCGTGGTCGACCGTTCGCCTGACTCCGTCCGAGGCCGCGGCGCTTCAACGGACGCTGGAGGCGCTGTGGCGCGACGTCTTGACACGATCGGACGCCACGGGCGAAGGTCGGCGAGCGTTCACGCTTCGGCTCGGTCTGACGCCCAGTGACCCGAGCGACGTTTGA
- the cutA gene encoding divalent-cation tolerance protein CutA, with the protein MPIVVLVTVPPDAARNLARTLVEERLAASVNVLPGLQSVYRWEGEVAEESETLLLVKTTRARYDALETRLLELHPYDVPEIVALPIEKGLPEYMTWLTDGTRF; encoded by the coding sequence ATGCCCATCGTCGTGCTCGTGACCGTCCCGCCCGATGCCGCCCGCAACCTGGCGCGAACCCTTGTCGAGGAGCGGCTCGCCGCGAGCGTGAACGTCTTGCCGGGCTTGCAGTCCGTGTACCGCTGGGAAGGGGAAGTGGCCGAGGAAAGCGAGACGTTGCTGCTCGTGAAGACGACGCGCGCTCGGTACGACGCTCTGGAGACGCGCTTGCTCGAACTCCACCCGTACGACGTGCCCGAGATCGTCGCGCTTCCCATCGAGAAGGGCCTTCCCGAGTACATGACTTGGCTCACGGACGGCACTCGGTTTTGA
- a CDS encoding prohibitin family protein has protein sequence MFADLGIVLVVAGIALAIFARIRNLAFGALGWGLAIVGVIVTIVGGSLTVIPAGQVGVVFSALNGVKQRPLSEGIHFVTPIVDNVILYDARLQELTLSRTGEDGTNADESIQARSKEGLGISADVTVQFRLKRDEAAQLHSQLGPRYIITVIRPQVRSKVRDAIGQFNAADIISTQRQAVEARITEELREVLERNHLELDSVLLRELRIPESVAKAIEEKQTAEQQVAVERNRLQQANIAAQRKVVEAEGEAKANVARAEGESKALKLRGEALKANPEIIQLTVAEKLSPGVQTIMLPSNGNYLLDLGALTNRSAVQSSTNGR, from the coding sequence ATGTTCGCTGATCTGGGAATCGTGCTGGTCGTGGCAGGAATCGCGTTGGCCATCTTCGCGCGGATACGCAATCTCGCCTTCGGCGCCCTCGGCTGGGGACTCGCGATCGTTGGGGTGATCGTCACGATCGTCGGCGGGTCGCTCACCGTCATTCCCGCCGGTCAAGTCGGCGTCGTGTTCAGCGCGCTCAACGGCGTCAAACAGCGTCCTTTGAGCGAAGGCATTCACTTCGTCACGCCCATCGTGGACAACGTCATTCTGTACGACGCGCGCTTGCAGGAACTCACCTTGTCACGAACCGGAGAGGACGGAACGAACGCCGACGAGAGCATTCAGGCGCGCTCGAAGGAAGGCTTGGGAATCAGCGCGGACGTCACCGTGCAGTTCCGCTTGAAGCGTGACGAAGCCGCGCAGCTGCACAGCCAACTCGGTCCGCGTTACATCATCACCGTGATTCGTCCGCAAGTCCGCTCGAAAGTTCGCGACGCCATCGGGCAGTTCAACGCCGCCGATATCATCTCCACGCAGCGCCAAGCCGTCGAAGCCCGCATCACGGAAGAACTTCGCGAAGTGCTCGAACGCAACCACCTCGAACTCGACTCGGTGCTGCTGCGCGAACTGCGCATTCCCGAATCGGTCGCCAAGGCCATCGAGGAAAAGCAGACGGCCGAACAGCAAGTCGCCGTGGAACGCAACCGACTTCAGCAAGCCAACATCGCCGCGCAACGCAAAGTCGTGGAGGCCGAAGGCGAAGCGAAAGCAAACGTCGCCCGCGCCGAAGGGGAATCGAAGGCGCTCAAGCTTCGAGGTGAGGCCCTCAAGGCCAATCCCGAGATCATTCAGCTGACGGTCGCCGAGAAGCTCTCGCCGGGCGTGCAGACGATCATGCTGCCCAGCAACGGCAACTACCTGCTGGACCTGGGTGCCCTCACGAACCGTTCCGCGGTGCAGAGCAGCACCAACGGCCGTTGA
- a CDS encoding aminopeptidase, translated as MSLSFEQKLANYAELAVRVGAGLRTGQRLLVQSPVECAPLARAIVRAAYAAGASFADVRWDDDDVVLARFSMAPEASFDTISKWRVDAELETAEAGGAVISIRATNPNLLANVDSKRVAAHQRALGAYRKPYMQRVMTNSLNWNLVSAPIAAWAQRMFPDVSPEAAVAAQWDAIFAATRADQENPVALWRQHNADLKRRKDLLTSKQYRALHFKGGETDLTVGLAEDHVWGGGSSLTPDGIEFTANIPTEEVWTAPHRDRVEGVVVSTKPLSYSGVLIDGIRIRFEGGRVVEATASSGESVLKQLLETDEGARRLGEVALVPHSSPISRSGLFFYNTLYDENAASHIAIGSAYRFNVQGGEHMTTEAFAAKGGNDSLTHVDWMIGSAEMDVDGLREDGSREPVMRAGEFVI; from the coding sequence ATGAGTCTTTCCTTTGAGCAGAAGTTGGCCAATTACGCCGAGCTCGCCGTGCGCGTGGGGGCGGGACTTCGGACCGGACAGCGCCTTCTCGTGCAATCTCCCGTGGAGTGCGCTCCGCTCGCGCGCGCGATCGTGCGCGCGGCGTACGCGGCGGGCGCGAGCTTCGCGGACGTGCGCTGGGACGACGACGACGTGGTGCTCGCGCGCTTCTCGATGGCGCCCGAGGCGTCGTTCGACACCATCAGCAAGTGGCGGGTGGACGCCGAGCTCGAAACGGCGGAGGCGGGTGGCGCGGTCATCAGTATTCGCGCGACGAATCCGAACTTGCTGGCGAACGTGGACTCGAAGCGGGTCGCGGCGCACCAGCGGGCGCTCGGCGCTTACCGCAAGCCGTACATGCAGCGCGTGATGACGAACAGCCTCAACTGGAACCTCGTGAGCGCTCCGATCGCGGCGTGGGCTCAGCGGATGTTCCCGGACGTGTCGCCCGAGGCGGCGGTCGCGGCTCAATGGGACGCGATCTTCGCGGCGACGCGCGCGGACCAGGAGAACCCCGTGGCGTTGTGGCGACAGCACAACGCGGATCTCAAACGCCGCAAGGACCTCTTGACCTCCAAGCAGTACCGCGCCCTGCACTTCAAGGGAGGCGAGACGGACCTCACGGTGGGACTCGCCGAGGATCACGTTTGGGGTGGCGGCAGCAGTCTCACGCCCGACGGCATCGAGTTCACGGCGAACATTCCCACGGAGGAAGTGTGGACGGCGCCGCACCGAGACCGAGTGGAGGGCGTCGTGGTGAGCACGAAGCCGCTGTCGTACAGCGGCGTCCTCATCGACGGCATTCGCATTCGCTTCGAGGGCGGGCGTGTCGTGGAAGCGACCGCGAGCAGCGGCGAGAGCGTCTTGAAGCAACTGTTGGAGACCGACGAGGGCGCGCGTCGTCTCGGCGAGGTGGCGCTCGTGCCGCACTCCAGTCCGATCTCGCGCTCGGGGCTGTTCTTCTATAACACCTTGTACGACGAGAACGCCGCGTCGCACATCGCCATCGGAAGCGCGTACCGCTTCAACGTGCAGGGCGGCGAGCACATGACGACCGAAGCGTTCGCGGCGAAGGGCGGCAACGACTCCCTGACGCACGTCGACTGGATGATCGGTTCGGCCGAGATGGACGTGGACGGCCTTCGCGAGGATGGAAGCCGGGAGCCCGTCATGCGCGCGGGCGAATTCGTGATCTGA
- a CDS encoding MBL fold metallo-hydrolase → MNTPVQLAPNLHQLSLGMVNVFLIEHEDELVLIDTGVPGSEILILDGVRALGRQPQQVRHIIVTHFHPDHAGSLAALKELTGATTYMHPLDARIVREGLWRERAVMPAPGFEEMFAQVVMAPQAFPRTAVVDVEVLPGEVLPIAGGLKVLHAPGHSAGQIALLWSEHGGVLFAADAMGNMRGLHDPILFEDLEAGRGTQRALAALAFEVATFGHGDAIREGASRVIRERWGAPGAVPEA, encoded by the coding sequence ATGAACACGCCCGTACAGCTCGCGCCCAACCTGCACCAATTGTCCCTCGGTATGGTCAACGTGTTTTTGATCGAGCACGAGGACGAACTCGTCCTCATCGACACCGGCGTGCCGGGAAGCGAAATCCTCATTCTCGACGGAGTTCGCGCGTTGGGACGCCAACCGCAGCAGGTACGGCACATCATCGTGACGCACTTCCATCCGGATCACGCTGGTAGTCTCGCCGCCCTGAAGGAGCTCACGGGCGCGACGACGTACATGCATCCCCTCGACGCCCGCATCGTTCGTGAAGGCTTGTGGCGAGAGCGAGCCGTGATGCCCGCCCCGGGCTTCGAGGAGATGTTCGCTCAAGTGGTGATGGCACCTCAGGCGTTTCCGCGAACGGCGGTGGTGGACGTGGAAGTTCTCCCGGGCGAGGTCTTGCCGATCGCGGGCGGCTTGAAGGTGCTTCACGCGCCGGGCCATTCGGCTGGGCAGATCGCGCTGCTGTGGAGTGAGCATGGCGGCGTGCTGTTCGCGGCGGACGCCATGGGAAACATGCGAGGCTTGCACGACCCGATCTTGTTCGAGGATCTGGAAGCTGGGCGTGGAACGCAACGTGCGCTCGCCGCGTTGGCGTTCGAGGTGGCGACGTTCGGGCATGGAGACGCGATTCGTGAAGGTGCGTCGCGTGTGATCAGGGAGCGCTGGGGAGCTCCGGGAGCCGTTCCGGAAGCGTGA